TCTACTTCTATTTTTGTTTTGAAGTATTTCCAGTGTTTGTAACTAACGATATATTCGGCGACACTGCCATCTGCTAAGTAAGAATGTTTGACCTGTTTGACAGCCGGTTCACGGAAACTCAAATGCAGTAAATTCAATAATTCTGCATCATCTGGAAACACGATTTCATTCGTTTCTACCGAAGCGAGTGAAAATAGATCCACAGCAAAGTCCTTCCTCACTCGTTCATAGACGCTAGCATAAGCACTTAAATCTTTAGCCAGCGGTTCCTTTATTAGTTTCTTAGGCAAATGAGTAATGTGTACTAAAAAAGGCTCATCGCCGAAATAGCGGACACGTTTGATCTTATAGTATGAAGCATTCGCTGCTAAACCTAATTCTTTCAAAATTTCGGGTTGATTTTCTTCTTCTACTGAA
This sequence is a window from Enterococcus wangshanyuanii. Protein-coding genes within it:
- a CDS encoding GntR family transcriptional regulator — encoded protein: MLPKYEQIKQDLLREIKNHTFIPGDKFYSEADIKRIYSVSSITAVKALNELTSAGYLYRIQGKGTFVSKAKVSQNVKFSDIELHSIDSEKVKVVSVEEENQPEILKELGLAANASYYKIKRVRYFGDEPFLVHITHLPKKLIKEPLAKDLSAYASVYERVRKDFAVDLFSLASVETNEIVFPDDAELLNLLHLSFREPAVKQVKHSYLADGSVAEYIVSYKHWKYFKTKIEVEAE